A single genomic interval of Oryza sativa Japonica Group chromosome 7, ASM3414082v1 harbors:
- the LOC4343122 gene encoding probable aquaporin PIP2-1 — MGKDEVMESGGAAGEFAAKDYTDPPPAPLIDAAELGSWSLYRAVIAEFIATLLFLYITVATVIGYKHQTDASASGADAACGGVGVLGIAWAFGGMIFILVYCTAGISGGHINPAVTFGLFLARKVSLVRAILYIVAQCLGAICGVGLVKAFQSAYFNRYGGGANTLAAGYSKGTGLAAEIIGTFVLVYTVFSATDPKRNARDSHVPVLAPLPIGFAVFMVHLATIPITGTGINPARSIGAAVIFNNEKAWHNHWIFWVGPFVGAAIAAFYHQYILRAGAIKALGSFRSNA; from the exons ATGGGGAAGGACGAGGTGatggagagcggcggcgccgccggcgagttcGCGGCCAAGGACTACACggacccgccgccggcgccgctgatCGACGCGGCGGAGCTGGGGTCGTGGTCGCTGTACCGCGCCGTCATCGCCGAGTTCATCGCCACGCTGCTGTTCCTGTACATCACCGTGGCCACGGTGATCGGGTACAAGCACCAGACGGACGCGTCGGCctccggcgccgacgcggcgtgcggcggcgtgggcgtgcTCGGCATCGCGTGGGCGTTCGGCGGCATGATCTTCATCCTGGTCTACTGCACCGCCGGCATCTCCGGCGGGCACATCAACCCGGCGGTGACGTTCGGGCTCTTCCTGGCGCGCAAGGTGTCCCTGGTCCGCGCCATCCTCTACATCGTGGCGCAGTGCCTCGGCGCCATCTGCGGCGTCGGCCTCGTCAAGGCGTTCCAGAGCGCCTACTTCAACaggtacggcggcggcgccaacaccctcgccgccggctacTCCAAGGgcaccggcctcgccgccgagaTCATCGGCACCTTCGTGCTCGTCTACACCGTCTTCTCCGCCACCGACCCCAAGCGCAACGCCCGCGACTCACATGTCCCG GTCTTGGCGCCGCTGCCAATCGGCTTCGCCGTGTTCATGGTCCACCTGGCGACGATCCCGATCACCGGCACCGGCATCAACCCGGCCAGGAGCATCGGAGCGGCCGTCATCTTCAACAACGAGAAGGCGTGGCACAACCAT TGGATCTTCTGGGTCGGCCCGTtcgtcggcgccgccatcgCGGCGTTCTACCACCAGTACATCCTCCGGGCCGGCGCCATCAAAGCCCTCGGCTCCTTCAGGAGCAACGCGTGA
- the LOC4343123 gene encoding mitochondrial pyruvate carrier 4: MASKLQAFWNHPAGPKTIHFWAPTFKWGISIANVADFAKPPEKISYPQQVAVACTGVIWSRYSMVITPKNWNLFSVNVAMAGTGLYQLSRKIRKDYFSDEKDAAASLEG, translated from the exons ATGGCATCAAAGCTTCAAGCCTTTTGGAACCATCCTGCTGGCCCTAAAACTA TTCATTTCTGGGCTCCAACATTTAAATGGGGTATCAGTATTGCCAATGTTGCGGACTTTGCTAAGCCTCCTGAAAAGATATCCTATCCTCAGCAAGTCG CTGTGGCTTGCACTGGAGTCATTTGGTCTCGCTACAGTATGGTTATCACACCG AAAAACTGGAATCTTTTCAGCGTTAATGTTGCAATGGCTGGTACAGGCTTGTATCAGCTTTCTCGTAAAATAAG GAAAGATTACTTTTCTGATGAGAAGGATGCTGCTGCATCACTGGAAGGATAA